The stretch of DNA GCTCGACTTCACCGATCTCGTCTTCATCGATCCGGTCGGCACGGGTTTCAGCCGGAGCCTGGTCGACGAGGACAAGACCAAGAAGGCGTTCTACGCCAACGATCCCGACATCAAGTATCTGTCGAAGGTCGTCTACGACTGGCTGGTGAAGGCCGGTCGGCTGCGCTCGCCGAAATACGTGATGGGCGAAAGCTATGGCGGCTACCGCGCGCCGCGGATCGCGTATGAACTCCAGTCCCAGATCGGCGTCGGGGTCAACGGGATCGTCATGGTCTCGCCGTACCTCGATCCCGCCTCGGGCGACGGCGCGACCGCATTGTCGCCGCTGCCCTGGATGATCGACCTGCCGTCGATGGCGGCGGCGCATCTCGAGCAACAGCACCAATTGACCCCTGCCGCGATGGTCGACGTCGAGGCTTACACGCGCGGGGCGTTCGCGACCGACCTGCTGCGCGGGCGGACCGATCCCCAGGCGGTGTCGCGGCTCGTCACCAACGTGAGCCGGCTGACGGGGCTCGATCCGGCGCTGGTGCAGAAAATGGGCGGGCGGGTCGATTCCGCCACGTTCCTGCGCGAGATCCACCGGGCAGACGGCACGATCGGCAGCGTCTATGATTCGAACGTCACCGCGTTCGATCCCTTCCCGTGGTCGGCGCAGCGCCAGTCGAACGATCCGATCCTCGACGCGCTGATCGCACCGACGACCAGCGCGATGGTCGATTTCGTCACGCGCGTGGTCGGCTGGAAGACCGACGCGCGCTATCATGCGCTGTCGTACGAGGTGAACGCGGCCTGGGATCGCGGCAAGCCCGACGACACGCCCGTCACCGACCTACGGAAAGCGATCGCCAACGATCCCAAGATGGCGGTGATGATCGTGCACGGCTGGGACGACCTGTCCTGCCCGTTCTTCGCCTCGCGGCTGATCGTGGACCAGATGCCGAGCTTCGGCGCGACCGAGCGCGTGAAGCTGAACGTCTATCCGGGCGGGCACATGTTCTACAGTCGCGAGGACAGCGGCGCTGCGTTCAAGCGTGATGCGAGGGCAATCTACGGGCTTTGAAACCAAACGCCGTAAAAGGGATGGCACCGGCCGCGCGTTGAGGGGTTCTTGCTTCGTGCCATATCGGCTGGAGAGTTAGCACCATGAAATTGATCGGAAAATTCGACACGCGGCGTGAAGCCGAGATGACCGTCGAACGGCTGGTGCAGCAGTTCGGCATCGACCGCGCAAAGGTCGTCGTCACACCGGAAGGGAGCGCAAACTCCGCAGGCATCGAGGAAGCCGGATCCGACAACGAAGCAGGCGCACCGAGCCCCGAGGCTCGGAACGATGCGGTGCTGAACGGCCGGGTCCTTGTGACGGTCGACGTACGCGACGAGACCGTTGCCGACGAAGTACGCGCGGCATTCGACGAGTTCGATGCGGCCGAGCAGGTGGCGAAGTGACCACGCCGGACACCGCAACGCACGCGAGACAGCGTGAGATGGCCACCGAACACCTGCTGTTCAAACTGATGGAATATGTCGAGGATCGCCACAGCGGCCTGCTCGACTTCATGGAAAAGAGCCTGGACCACCTCGGCGATCCGGCAACCGACGCCACGAAGGACGACGAAGCCGTCCGTCAGATCGCCCGCAAGATGATCATCGGCGCACGGAAGCAGGGGGTCGACTAGATCCAGTCGCCGATGGCTTGGAGGTGCGGACGTCGGCAAGCGTCCGCATCTCCCCGAACGTAAGCTCCCGAGAGTCGCCAGCTGGGCGTCGGCAATGCCAGCTTATTTGAGCGCCCATCGCAGCATCCGACCAGCGCCTACACCCCCGACCCGTACCGCCAGCCGCCGCCCCATCGGCATTGGCAAACCATGCATCGTTCGGGCCCAGTCCGGTAGCAGCTCCACACCCGCGTCGAGCAGTACGCGTTGCAACGGCATCGCGGATACGCTGTTTGCCGGCTGGCCCAGCAGCGTCTGCGCCACGTCGCGTGTCCGCGCGTCGCTCCGCAGCGCAGGACGCATGTCGCGCAGGTACGACGCCACGTCGCGACGGGTAGCCGGCACGTCGCGCGCGCCGAGCCGCTCGGCCAGCATCGCCATCTCGGCAAGATACGTATCCTGCCGAACAGCAGGAAAGCTCGGATCCCGGTACCGCAGATACCCGCCAAGAAAGCTGTACGCCTCCGCGACGTGCACC from Sphingomonas faeni encodes:
- a CDS encoding S10 family peptidase produces the protein MARILTAVAAVSLIASPIAAQDKKETSTVEKKIDDEVKFPPLPADKTVRQSATIGGRSIAYDATIGTISVRDDKGKEIGQVVYTSYVATGGATNRPVTFAFNGGPGASSVYLNLGAVGPKRVQFGAQGNAPSDAPITTDNPNSWLDFTDLVFIDPVGTGFSRSLVDEDKTKKAFYANDPDIKYLSKVVYDWLVKAGRLRSPKYVMGESYGGYRAPRIAYELQSQIGVGVNGIVMVSPYLDPASGDGATALSPLPWMIDLPSMAAAHLEQQHQLTPAAMVDVEAYTRGAFATDLLRGRTDPQAVSRLVTNVSRLTGLDPALVQKMGGRVDSATFLREIHRADGTIGSVYDSNVTAFDPFPWSAQRQSNDPILDALIAPTTSAMVDFVTRVVGWKTDARYHALSYEVNAAWDRGKPDDTPVTDLRKAIANDPKMAVMIVHGWDDLSCPFFASRLIVDQMPSFGATERVKLNVYPGGHMFYSREDSGAAFKRDARAIYGL
- a CDS encoding oxygenase MpaB family protein, whose translation is MIRPPGDDGLFGPGSAVWVVHSDFTAMMIGGVSSLLLQMLHPAALAGVWDHSNFRADMHGRLRRTARFVGITTRGSTEAAEAAIARVRSIHDRVTGVLPDGTPYAANDPALLTWVHVAEAYSFLGGYLRYRDPSFPAVRQDTYLAEMAMLAERLGARDVPATRRDVASYLRDMRPALRSDARTRDVAQTLLGQPANSVSAMPLQRVLLDAGVELLPDWARTMHGLPMPMGRRLAVRVGGVGAGRMLRWALK